From the genome of Cryptomeria japonica unplaced genomic scaffold, Sugi_1.0 HiC_scaffold_2047, whole genome shotgun sequence:
tgtttgacaagtgatgatcatcaaatactaccactgccatgcataaaacaaactttaatttctttaggtgacagggattgtgtaacaacatgggaactctcgcatacccaccactatcattctataggacatcatctgtgttactctccctctttctcttcctacctattgttttattttaaaaaacatattgcaggtactctgactcatcatgttgctttgttgacactattttccacatctgctctggtcattaaaaacacattcgagaagaatatttctacaagtttccttgtttgtcacagtaatacacCTATGGTTCAATTTTAAACCCTATTCCtcttattcaatatacacacaaaaatccatcagtcaatttttttaggagaggatacatgataaaaatcaaagaggaagttgcagataagaaataaattcacttacttctatagaagtgcaaacatagttgcagtggggtatggagggagagaagaagagaaagagggatggggtatggaggaagggagagagagagagagagaccttgtatgcatttgagggagagatgatacacttacatgtgtatatatatgtttaatatattatatgtatataaacatattatatatacaatgtcatattatacacatattatatattacatatattatatgtatataaacatattatacatagaatatcgtATTATACAATAGTGCATATGCGCTGCTTACACTATACATGCCCTGtacgtgctttttaaaccataaatACCCCGTACATGCCTTTGACTGTTtcggcttggaaataggcctggatgacaaagctacggattggaagtttgatttctctccatttctctcatttttgacgtgttttattttatcaacttggtttaccaactttgtcatcatcaggtttacacttcataaagtgggtatttctaaaattgccaacATATTTTCAcctatcttctgagctttctaaccatataatttgttttcaatttgaacaacaataacatattattaatgaatttcttttactagtgtctccatagttttcatagacataggtgcaccattttttgaataacttttgatatacgtatccaaattttaaaaactttatatattattgtagtgcacttgattctttacaatttacaaaaaaaaaattgtatttttttattcttttagtgcaacttatgcttcgtgcacgaacaaTTACCccatttttcaggatgtgctcgattgggaaaatcataaaaaacaaaatactcaacaaaaaattacacaaaaataaacatcttctagtgctcactcttaattatctttctgccaaaggatttctcaaaatactaaatctaactttgacttttttgatgcacacatcagacactatgttaggTTTTTCAAAAAAAACAGGGTCACTTTttcgtgtgcgaaggatttgaaccccttaatcttatccaattttgaaaaagtctaGTACTTTGGAAACtcgattcagagtactacaatatttgttctttgattatcttcatatcttgagtggatgactttcaaattttgcgtctaagttcaggttcacctgatttcagaaaaaaagtgtgcacttataccccctttttgacaatcatctttgtgcacttacccagacATCATCCCTGctcatgatggttgtccctttggccatccctcaattttgcacaagattttacctcTTGGAAAATAACATGTTCCCTTggataatgacattatccaatgatgtcatctcttgaggttacccctaatgctttcttagcatcttctcaagccatctcaaggtgacatttgtcaacttggtattggattgaatccccctcatggaCTGATAACTTTCAaccctagcccttgttgagattgctcaatcttgaccatccatttctctattttctctataaatagagctcatttcttcaatcaattaatccatcatcttgtgcatcaaacttatagtcattttgcaggctATCAAGGAGCTCAAGTTTTCATCTTCAAGGACTTAAATAATCTTAGTTGCATGTTAttttatctttcattatgttgATAATATCATGCTAACCCCATTGTCATGCTAGCTTAGTTAATaacattgtatatcaatttcatagcaatATCCATGTTAGTCTAATTTGCACACcataagctttcaatttggaatcaatcttagttTCATATCTTCcattccatcttgcatttcatctcttcatatcatttgatcatctagctaggatcttagttgcattcattttgatcctagatcatATCATTTAAATCTCTtcctttaggttgtcatcttaaagatcaagttctcttccaagtgagggccaccttgaatcttgaatatccttggagatagaggataatgagatgattttgagagtttttgattaaccaatatgtttgattgattttaatctctaatgcaatgtctcattggtgtatttgtgttgtttgtgtctcttttgcaGGTACCACAGTCTGAGCATACAATATTTATGCTCTTTAAATAAAATAACTTGATGCAATATTATTTGTGTGTTGAAAAGTAGGGTTAAACTATGAAAACTATGCATGTAATATGGTGGTTTTATTCATCTAGCTCACATAAATTACTTTAAAATTCCTTCAGAATGTGTATGATATTTGTGACTGACTTAAGTATTGAATGTTATGTCATTTGAATTTCATTAGACCCTTTATAATCAAAGCTAAATCTAAGAGAATAATTACCTATTGAGTTTTACTATTTAATCCATTAAAAATTAAtgttatttgatattttattttaaaaatttagtaGATTTTAATTAGATTTCAAGTATTTCATTCAAAGATCtttaaagatttgtctattaatttgATATAATTAACTTTGAATGTAAGAATTACTAACTTGGCATTATATCAGCATAGGATCCTTGTCAAACAAATCACATAGACCACCTAGCTACTCCAACATTTAAATAATTAGCACAAAAGGACTTCAAAGTTGATCAATTTTTTTTAGGTGAAGAAGAGTGTTGTTGATTTTACTTGAGTGATTTGTGTCAAAAGAACCATTAACACTAAATTATATGTATCTATAATTCAATTATAAGAATTAGATGAAACAATGGTTATCTTAAATGTTGGTCCTCTATTTATGAAATTTAACATCTAATTTGTATGCCAAATATTATATAACaattaaattatattcaaatatttgaatgttAAGTCCATTTTAAGATTACATCATTTTGGATAGGCAATTATTTGTCAAGTAGTCTTACTACTAGTGGTTGTTCAACTGTATTATATACTTTATGAATCAAATACTAGTATTCTGACAAATTTAGGCTTAAATTCTCTCTCACTATCAtcatttttcttttaatgttttagaaaaggaataatataaataattataatagatTTATGTTTTCAAGTTGATTTAGCTGTAAAACTTTTTGACATTTTATAATATAGCAATATAAAATGAAGATGACATGGATATGGAAATTTCACCTCCGCACTATGAAGAACCATTACAACTTCTTATTAATTATTTTAGACTAGGGACTCCACAAGAACCATTACGTGTTCGTGACAAACTACATTCCTAGAATGCTAGATAGTACAAACTTTACTGAATTCCATCAACATCACATTAGAATATGATGCTTCACTTTCACACACACATATTAGCAATTTTTATGAGCACCTCAGTCAGTTGAAGAGGCTTGGAGAAGAATACGGCGTGATCAGATCCTTCAATTTCGTACACCATTTGTGGAGGATTCTCTACAATCGTTTTTCTCTGGAACGCCTCCACAAGAAGCTTATCCTCCTTTGACACAACGTATATTCTCCTAACACTTCCATAGTTTTTAGCTGTATACAAAAGAGGTTCATACCATAGAGGAAATTTTTTCACCAGCGATTCCCACAACGTCAGATCCTGCATTCAGAGCCatgttaatcaatcaatcaattgaaaTTCCAAAATTACCCAATACACTACCGAAGAGTTTCTCTTCTCAAGTGATTTACCCAAGGAGGACTGTTCTGTAATAAAGATTGTCGCGTAAACTGGGTGCCCAACTTGAATGATGTTGCCGGATTCCCTTTCCCGTTTGCATAGTAAAATGTGGagtctccaaagtctccaataaagGATAAGATCTGTCAAATTATATGCTTTCAGAGAAATGGTATAGTAACTGAAGACTGTTGGTAGTGCATGAATTAGTTGAAAGAGAAAGAATTCATTAAACCTCAGCGATAATATCAGAGAGAGTTGTTCCGCTAAGGGGCATGAAGGCAGTAACAAATACAGCTGCTGCAATTTTATGTGGGAAACGCTCCATGGTAAAACTCAAATTTAAGCCACCAGCACTGTGCCCAACCAATATAACCTGAACAGACATACAGCTTAAAATTAGTCGGCATCCTTGGTATTGATGATCTGAATAATAGATACAGGTTTAAACAATACATACAATCATGTTTATACAGCACGTTCTAAGTTTTGATAAAACATACAATCATGTTTATATAGCACGTTCTAAGTTTTGATTTCTTTAGATGGTTCATTTTAGATTGGCTTTTCCCATAGAATTCACCTATTAATATGATTTAAAATGAAACCATCCAAAGAGATCAATTAGATTAAGCTCTTCCTCATACAACCCATCTATTAATATGAAAACAAACcaccttaaaaaaatcaaaatatagattaAACTCTTGACGAAATGCATACCTTCTCCGTAGAAGGAAGAGCTGTAAAGAAATCTGTGAGAGGCTGATTGTACTCTTGTAAAGATGAAATGTGATCGGCATCTCTAGGATCGATGCCTGCGCTTGCCATGTCAATGGAAGATACAGTGTGGCCCGCTTTCAGAAGAAGATCTGAAACTATATACCAACACCAAGCCCCAAAACATGCTCCATGCACCATCACAAAGTGACACCCCCTTGCCTTAACTACATTTGTTTCCATGCTGTACCTCTTGAACTTCAAGAAATGAAAGGTAGAAGGCCAATATTTAAAGGCTGCAGGTTATATTTGTCTCTTTTCCATTTGCATGGTAAAACGTCGAATCTCCTAGGCCTCCAATTATGGAGGCTACATTACTTGTAAGAACCACTTAACTTGTGCGTGCCATTTAAGCGATTG
Proteins encoded in this window:
- the LOC131053701 gene encoding methyl jasmonate esterase 1-like; amino-acid sequence: MVHGACFGAWCWYIVSDLLLKAGHTVSSIDMASAGIDPRDADHISSLQEYNQPLTDFFTALPSTEKVILVGHSAGGLNLSFTMERFPHKIAAAVFVTAFMPLSGTTLSDIIAEILSFIGDFGDSTFYYANGKGNPATSFKLGTQFTRQSLLQNSPPWDLTLWESLVKKFPLWYEPLLYTAKNYGSVRRIYVVSKEDKLLVEAFQRKTIVENPPQMVYEIEGSDHAVFFSKPLQLTEVLIKIANMCV